One Gadus chalcogrammus isolate NIFS_2021 chromosome 7, NIFS_Gcha_1.0, whole genome shotgun sequence genomic window, AAATTCAgattcagctactactactacttcagctactactacttcagcaattactactgctactactattactaccatTACTACAACCATTACAAAAACGAGTACCACTACTGATACTACTATCTTCCAGCTTTGACAGTATTACAGTTAAGCTTCCAGCTTTTGCAACAACGTATTTCAGCACTTTGcttctccagaaagaaaagCTCCAGAAAGCAACTTCTCCAGGTTTTTTAGCAGTGCACTTTAAttcatttgacctttcagatttgtaagcagtgcagggcaatgtcacctttcagattcttcagttaaattaaattcacatttctgcatttttagcaatgcttttcattcagctgtcaatttatttgtttccaaccatttaaatttttttaaatggtgtgcatgtttacattgtttaaacCATGtagacttttgaactctgttcaaatccctttgCTAGATTCAAGCCATCTAACGTTTCTTTACGTcttctatgtggctttattgaaacatatttccaacctcactttgtactacagcacacaccgcattttctgcaggaaatgcattttctagttgatAAATGTTACTTTATGaatggtgtgtgtatttgtgtgtgtgtttgtgtgtgtgtgtatgagcgcgcgcgcgcctgcgtgtgtgtgtgtgtgtgtgtgtgtgtgtgtgtgtgtgtgtgtgtgtgtgtgtgtgtgtgtgtgtgtgtgtgtgtgtgtgtgtgtgtgtgtctctgcctgtctgatTTATGAGATATTTGAAATATGTatcaaatgttttgttttgacatGACTTGGAATTTAGGCGAAAATGGCCCAATAGTTGATGAGTTACCTTACCTGCATCACTCAACCACTTCTCCAACAGGGGCTTCAGCTTGCACATGTTCTTGAAGCTCAGGTTCAGGGCCTCAAACCGAGAGATGGTTGTCTGACTGAAGTCATTCCCATAAAGCTTCCCCATCGCAAGGCCTACATCTCCCTGTGGAATACAGGGGAAAGACTACACAGGTAAACAAGTATACGGTAGGCTATCTCAacatttaatgtattattattcaaaATGTGGAAAAGTCCATTTGAATAGCCATATGTTTCGTACAGAACGTTAGAGAAGATCAACGGAGAGACACGGCCCATGTATTCGAGACCAGTTTTTATACCTCAACGTCACGTTAATATGTACACAAGGGGGCAGTATAGCACCTCCGACCCGACCTGTAGATCATCATTACATGTCCACAATACATGAACTTGAGCATATCCAGaaattaaatgttaaatgttaagcAAATGTTATGTGAACGTTAAGGTCAATACATCAATGTCAAAAAACATATTGAAAAGCAGTTGGTGCATGCAATCAAGTGAAAATATCCATAACTCTACGCTCTAAGCTAACGCTCTCCATAACAAAACACCTCTCCCATTCCCTGCTTGACCAATCAACGATTATTGAATTGAACCTTCAGTCTGTGTTGCTGACTGGTGTGTGACTGGCAAAAGGTAGGCTATGTGTATAAGTCTCTGCGTAGCAACGTGTATCTTCACAGATCTGCACATGACTCAAAAGTGTAATTCCGGATTAACTTTTTAACAAAGTTTCACCCATCACATACAAAATGTACCTGCGTAAAGCCAAGTTTGATTCGCCTTTGCTTGAAAGCCTTTGCAaactgctccagctcctccaggtcgCTAGGCTCCTCTTGCGGTGGTAAAGCCATGTGCTTTGGCATCTGCAGGTGAGACAGGTCCATATGGTTGTCCATAGACGGCCCACCCAGACCGGAACGGTTCATAACCTGTAGTGGAGAGCGGGAGATTGTGAGCTCACCTTTTCTTTACATATTGTGTTTCATCATAAGCAAAACAACGttctattttttattctttatggCTTGCTTTGCTTATTTCTTTCAATGATATGAAATGCTAAACTGTTCTTTCTTCAGCCATTATGAAAGATATGCTTTTGCCTCAACGCAAGACAAAATGTATGCTTCCACCCATACTGACATGAGGTCCAAGGCTTCTTTAACTTATCTACTGCAGCCATCACATGTTTCAAAAGCTGTTTATAATTATTTGAATACTTTTATGCTTGGTTTATTAAAAACCGTCAACCCATGCAATAATCTCTTTCTAAATGAATTGGTATGCAAGAGCCTTAAAGTTCTGTTTCAATGTAACAAAGGGATCTTCAGATTCAGCACTTTTggacaaacataaaaaaatacacatctAGACAAACCATAAATGTGCCAAAAGTATGATCAATACTTGAGGTAATTATTTCTCTTCTATGCGTTTATTAAGCCAGATTAGGACTGAAAGCAGCCAGGATGGTTTGATACCTGTGGGTTCAGGGTGAGCCCCtgctggtgctggaggaggctgGACTGACTCTGTGGTGGAAGAGACAGCAGGTTCTGCTGCAGAAAAGCTACAGACAAACAAAATGGAGTCAAATCATTCTGTGATACAATGTCATCATTCGTTTGTCTTCAAGGGTCAAACCATATTTGAACAGTTCAGGTCTTTCTATATCTAGGATGAGGACATCGGAGCTGGTCTGGATTTAAAATGTGGTCCATCTGAGTCGGTCCTATCCCGTGTTTTGTAATTGTTGtcaatgtgttgttgttttttgctcgCTGCTATTGCATTGCTGATTGCCTTCTGTTTGGACGTAAAAGTCACTGTAGGTTTCGGTGTAGACATTCTATGCTTGGTTGATTTGACAGCTACAGCCTCATCATCATAATCGTTTCCCTTGCAAACATAATCATTTACACATCTCTATGACCTCGTCCTCAGGCGGGACCGCCCCGGTCCCAGAGTCGTTCATTTGGCGTGTTGGCCCAGAGGGGGAAAAGAAGGCTccagtgtgtaccttggtggCTAGTCTGTGACTGTGATAGCAGGTAGGAGGGCGATGAGAGGTGAGACGGAGGCATCAGAACCAGCTGCTGCATCGTGTGTAGAGAGGGCAGCTCCTGGTCATGAGGCAGAGAACATCAACTAGTAAGCGACATTATGTTATGCCCGATGCATCTGAACATATATTACAGCGGGTTGCATGAAGGGTTATTCTGGATCCAGAAGTCCTACTACATTATAGCAGAGCTACTGTGGGGAGACGGCTCAGAGCCTGTGAGAGTTAAGCCTTGTATCCTGTGTCATTACGATTATCTACACCCTGATCTACCCCCTGATCTACACCCTGATCTACACCATCCAGATCTACACCCTGATCTACACCCTGATCTACACCCTGATCTACACCATCCAGATCTACACCCTGATCTACACCCTGATCTACACCCTGTTCACCCAGACCTAAGCTTGTCTGCGATCAGACTTCAGATTTGAATCTTAAGCTGGATTTTTGAGACTATACACATAAAGGACTTCTCCGTTGTATCCTGCAACAGAAATAGCAACATGACTAAAATGCTGCCCTAAGTATTTCATTCTGAGTCAATCCGAAATATAAATAATGCCATGAAAGAATAATTGTCCATAGCAAATGTCCTACCCCAGTCAGCTGTCCACCGGGTAGGCCTATGGTTGAACCCTGTGTTGGGTGACATGTCTTCAGTGATAAGACAGAATGATGTGAGTCGTGGATGTCTTCCGTCTTAATctacaacaataaaacacatcaacacatacTAGGTACTAAAGTAGGATGGTGAGGTCTGACCCGTGGGCAGACTAATGCTAATGTAAGGCTGTGGCAGATCTTCCTCTGGacacctgtgtgtctctgttgacATGTTGCAAGCAGAGGAAACTAATTCCCAGGGCGCATTCCCAGGAACGCAACTTCAGTTAGCTCGCTGCTCATTCAACGAGTGGATTGTCACTCCTCCCTCAGGCTCACATGCAAATAGCGGCCGATACCTTTGATCACGCTGCCTAGCAACGCTGGAACCCGCCTGTCACTCAACCTGCGCCAAGTGGAATATTTGAAGTAAAAAATAGCATGGCCGGAAAAGATTGGGAGTTTGTTTAAAAATTATGTTAATGTTGTGTACAGCGGCTCATTATTGCCTGGAGATGTTAAGTATAGAAAATTCAGTTTAGCCAGAAGACATGGATAGATAAATATTGGATTGGGGTTTATTGCTTCAAGTTTACTGGATTGGTGGGAAAAAATATCCTCAACAGAATGTGATGGGATTTAGCTAATGAGATCATCTTGATCTATATTCCCTTGGCCAGTTGATACAAAATGGAGGCCTTTTTATCAATAAAGTTACTCAGCAAGCACTGTAGTaaaagacaacacaacacattacaacgcaatacaatgcaataaaaaacaaaaatgtgatACAAAGGTTACAGACATATGTTAAAACAGCCAGAGTATGTAATGGTTAGGTAATGAGTGCTTTCTTTTAAGACTATTCCAGTTGGCTCTTACTGAGagcactgtgtgtatgtatgtatgtaaaacACAGTCCCCTctatttcatttaaaaaaatgcatatgATTGTGTAAAACATATAAACTGTTGATATTCTTACTCACTTGTCGATTGAAGTCTATTCCGTTCTGCTCTAAATCTTTATCAGAAAGGAAATATAGACATTTTTAGATGTCAAAGTATAAGAATCATACATAAATAACTTTCAAACTCAGTAACAATgacttgatttttttttctgatttacaacagttatttgtaaaataaaattctGATCAGATTTCAATCCATTATTTATAATtgacagagagatagaaagagagagagagagactcatagagagagagagcgagagagatagagagagagagagagagagagagagagagagagagagagagagagagagagagagagagggggagagagagggagagagagagagagagagagagagagagagagagagagagagagagagagagagagagagagagagagggggagagagagagagagagagggagagagagagagagagagagagagagagagcgagagagagagagagagagagagagagagagagagagggggagagagagagggagagagagagagagagagagagagagagagagagagagagagagagagagagagagagagggagagagagagagagagagggggagagagagagagagagagagagagagagagagagagagagagagggggggagagggagagagagggggagagggagagagagagagagagagagagagagaga contains:
- the pou2f3 gene encoding POU domain, class 2, transcription factor 3 isoform X1 is translated as MRSIILRQNKNLKDSPGIKMSTGTIENSESPDQQADLEQNGIDFNRQGSTIGLPGGQLTGELPSLHTMQQLVLMPPSHLSSPSYLLSQSQTSHQAFLQQNLLSLPPQSQSSLLQHQQGLTLNPQVMNRSGLGGPSMDNHMDLSHLQMPKHMALPPQEEPSDLEELEQFAKAFKQRRIKLGFTQGDVGLAMGKLYGNDFSQTTISRFEALNLSFKNMCKLKPLLEKWLSDAENSPADAMNSPASLPPLIEGYGRKRKKRTSIETNIKQTLEKRFLDNPKPNSEEITLISESLSMEKEVVRVWFCNRRQKEKRIYCPVATMAMKSHNFSNRMASSSRPFSPLASGGGKWFN
- the pou2f3 gene encoding POU domain, class 2, transcription factor 3 isoform X2, with the protein product MRSIILRQNKNLKDSPGIKMSTGTIENSESPDQQADLEQNGIDFNRQIKTEDIHDSHHSVLSLKTCHPTQGSTIGLPGGQLTGELPSLHTMQQLVLMPPSHLSSPSYLLSQSQTSHQAFLQQNLLSLPPQSQSSLLQHQQGLTLNPQVMNRSGLGGPSMDNHMDLSHLQMPKHMALPPQEEPSDLEELEQFAKAFKQRRIKLGFTQGDVGLAMGKLYGNDFSQTTISRFEALNLSFKNMCKLKPLLEKWLSDAENSPADAMNSPASLPPLIEGYGRKRKKRTSIETNIKQTLEKRFLDNPKPNSEEITLISESLSMEKEVVRVWFCNRRQKEKRIYCPVATMAMKSHNFSNRMASSSRPFSPLASGGVSSSSSPNSASRGASPNIMSTSSTTLPSPVNQTYSAPGSWYRTWNPSPYH